The region TCATGATGGTGGTCCCGGATGTAGTGTTGTATGGATGGTCGATTGATTTTTGGGTAAAAATTATAAATAGTGTTTTCAAATTCTTTTCTTTAGCAATAATGAATTTAAGAATTATTATCAAGTTTATTGATGAAAAATATCTTAAATGCAATTTATTGATCAGGCTATTATTGATGTCAAAGCAGGTTCAGGTGGTGATGGCATCTCTGCTTTTAGAAGAGAAAAGTATGTTCCAGCTGGTGGCCCTGCAGGGGGAGATGGCGGCCAAGGAGGAAATGTTGTATTAGAGGCTGATGATAATCTTCAAACTCTTTTGGATTTTAAATTTCAGAAATTAATTTCTGCTGAGGATGGCCAGAGAGGTGGTCCCAATAAATGCACTGGTGCATCAGGAAATGACACTGTACTTAAAGTTCCATGTGGAACGGAGGTAAGACATATCTCTACAAATATCATTCTTGGTGACTTAACTCACAAAGGTCAGCAACTTATTGTCGCCTTTGGTGGAAAAGGAGGTTTTGGTAACGCTCGCTATTTATCAAATAGTAATAGAGCACCAGAAAAGTTCACTGAGGGAAAAGAGGGGGAAGAATGGTCATTGCAATTGGAATTAAAACTGCTAGCAGAAGTTGGAATTATTGGGTTACCAAATGCAGGTAAAAGTACTTTGATTTCTGTAATCTCCTCTGCAAGACCAAAAATTGCTGATTATCCATTTACAACTTTAATTCCTAATCTCGGAGTAGTAAGGAGACCCTCAGGAGACGGAACAGTTTTTGCAGATATTCCCGGTTTAATCTCTGGAGCATCAAAAGGTATTGGACTAGGGCATGATTTTCTCCGACATATTGAAAGAACAAAGGTGTTACTTCATTTGATTGATTCAGCATCAAATGATCCAATAAATGATTTCAAAACTATTAATGAGGAATTAACGTCTTATGGTCATGATTTGATCTCCAAGCCTAGGATTTTTGTTCTTAATAAAAAAGAGCTTTTAAATGAGAATGACATTAAAAAACTTGTAGATAAAGTTGAGCAATTAACGGAAAAAAATGTACATGTAATTTCCGCTGTAACTAGATTTGGTCTAGATGATTTGTTGAGTTCTATTTGGAACGAACTCGGATATTAATTAATTGTTATGAGTGAATCATACCTACTTGTCTTTCAGCTAATTATTGGTCATAACTAAAAAGAGTCTTTAAAATTATGGATTTTTACAGTTGCTTCGATGGGAAAGGTGAAATTATTGCTCGTTGCCAGACTGATCAAGATATTAATGTTCTAAAGAAAATGGGCAGACCAATATTTGAGGTTCGTCAAATGAAAAGTGAGGAGGCAGTTGTATGTTCTTTAACTGGAAGTCCTTCTGATTTTAATATGGATTATTAATGGATTATAAGAAACAAAACAGGGGGCTATAGCCCCCTGTTTTTGCTTCTTATTTGATTACTTATAATTAATCGTCGTACACCAAGCACTCTGGTTCGTCGGGGTTAGCGTCACAGAAAAGTTCAAGTGCGTTTGGATCATGCTTGTCCTCGGGATGATGCTCTTTATATTCCTCGAGAGAATGAAGCTCATCAGTTAAGTGACGTACTTTAGGGTCATTACCTGAAGCTTGAGCTGTTTGGATCTCTGACTGATCCTTTTTAATATGCTCGTCGATTGATTTCATAGCGTCTTAAAGAAGCAAAATCTTTAACTAATACAAGATAATTATGTCGGGGAGATATTGCACGTGCTTTGTGAAATTGGTTGGATTTCCTCACCATTTGCTGACATGTAAAAGTAGATATTTTTGCTTAGGAAATGATTCATAGGTGAAATCCTTTCTGGTTAACTTGTTTCAACATCTGGTGTGTTTAGTATTCTTTGACTCTCTAAAAAATCAAACACACTTTTGTCTCCTACGTCAGCTTCTGCTGGAAGGTCAAATTTTCTTATTCCCAATATCAATAAAAGTAGAGCAGAAAGAGCTAATAGTGCAAAAGTAAATTTTTCATTGGTGAGTTCAGTTAAATGTCCAATAAAAGCAATTGGAATAAAAATTGTGATTCCTATTGCCTCTATTCTTCTAAAACAAAAAAATTCTTTGAAACCTACTCCTGTTAGGGATACAAAAATTGGTCCAACAAGAAATACCCACTTTGGATTTTCTTGGAGACCATGAACAACATTTGTTAATCCAAAGTGATATGTAATTACTCCTAAACCAATGCAACCAATTACCCAAAACAAAACAAGTGCTTGATGTAAACGTCTTAAATAAATGTGTATCCACTTAAGACTTAACCCTAAACTGATTACCAAACCTGCAAAACAAATCCATACTTGACTAGATCCATTGATAAACCATTGGGCTAGACCTATGGAAAAGAATAGGGCACAAGAAATAATAGAAAAGCGATATAAGAGGACTTCTTTCTTATCTTCGGAGGTTACTATGAAATCTCCATATACTCCTTTAATGGGATCCGAAGATTTAAAATAAGAATTTAATTCTTTCATTGTTGGTAATTAATTGTTGACAATTTTTTTTATATTTTCACCTTTAGGAATAATACTACTTGGGTTTATAGGGAATAAAGCTCCGAAATAATCTTTTCTCCAAGCATCAGCATCACATGTTTTTTCAATATTGTATATGTTAAAAATCTTTTTTCTCCACTTAACTATATTTGGAAATGATCTAATTGGCTTATTACTACATTTAAATAGAGGGAAATAAATTGCTTCCCACCTAATAAGTGTAGGGAAAAGTCTTATGTCAGCAATTGTTATATTTTTTCCACACAGCCAAGGTCCATTTGACTGAAGATGCTTTTCTATAATATTTAGAGCTGAGAACAAATCTTTAGAAGCTTTTTCATATGCTTTTTGATTTCTAGCAAATCCACATTTGTAAACTCCATTATTAATATTTTCTTGAATTAAAATCTGCCAGTTAATTATTTGTTTTTTAGATTTGCTTGGGTTAAGGTCTATGTCTTGATCATATATAGGCCAGTTATTTAATATTTTGACAAGCTCAGCGCTTTCATTATTTATAAGCCTTGGTTTTGATTCGGGTTCATTACCTGGATCGAAAAGCATTGGTACTGTTGCTCTTTTTGATTGATAATTTCCGCACTTTCGGTAAAGCTCTTGGAGGCTTTTACATCGTTTTATTGGAGGGTCTAATATCCATCTTCCTCCGGCGTTGTCTACTTGAGCAATGTGAAGATTGATTGATTTCTTTAATCCTTTGATCTCGTAAATCATCCATGCTCTGTGGGCCCAAGGACAACTTTTGCCAACAATCAAACCTGGCATTTGATTGGAAGATCTATTTTTTAAATCTTCCTTGGTCGGGATTTGAATTTGTTTTTGAAGATTTATTGGTCTCTTATAATTTCCCTCAGAATCTGATGGGGCTAATCCATTCATTAAAATTTTCCACTCAAAATTCCAAATTTGTCTTGCAGCTTTAACAAATATTGGTGGTATGGCCATGAATTTCTTTTAAGATTATTTTATCTATTAGGTTTACTGATTAATGATGCAGCTGCAGGTCCTTCTAGTGGCTGGTACGCATGGTAATGAAATAAATGGTATTTGGCTTTTTGAAGAATGGGAAAAATCATCCTTTTTAATAAATACTCATGGGATTAAAACTTTTAAGGAAATTGGAAATCCAGAGGCTAAAAAAGCTGGTAAAAGATACATTCATAATGATTTGAATCGGAGTTTTCAAGGAGAATCATTTTTAACTAGTAATGCTTCAAATTTCGAAGGAAGTAGAGCAAATGAATTGGTGAACCTTTATGGGGAGGCAGGAGAAAACCCCTGTCAAATAGCATTAGATTTTCATACAACTACAGCCGCCATGGGTAGTTGCCTAGTTGTTTATGGCAGAAGATCTGCAGACTTAGCTTTGGCGTCTTTAATTCAAAATCAATTAGGTTTACCAATATATCTCCATGAATCTGATCAAAAACAAACAGGTTTTTTAGTTGAATCTTGGCCTTGTGGACTTGTTGTAGAAATTGGCCCCATAGGTCAGGGACTCTTGAATTCACGAATTATTTTTCAGACAAAAT is a window of Prochlorococcus marinus str. MIT 0917 DNA encoding:
- the cgtA gene encoding Obg family GTPase CgtA yields the protein MQFIDQAIIDVKAGSGGDGISAFRREKYVPAGGPAGGDGGQGGNVVLEADDNLQTLLDFKFQKLISAEDGQRGGPNKCTGASGNDTVLKVPCGTEVRHISTNIILGDLTHKGQQLIVAFGGKGGFGNARYLSNSNRAPEKFTEGKEGEEWSLQLELKLLAEVGIIGLPNAGKSTLISVISSARPKIADYPFTTLIPNLGVVRRPSGDGTVFADIPGLISGASKGIGLGHDFLRHIERTKVLLHLIDSASNDPINDFKTINEELTSYGHDLISKPRIFVLNKKELLNENDIKKLVDKVEQLTEKNVHVISAVTRFGLDDLLSSIWNELGY
- a CDS encoding CP12 domain-containing protein, which encodes MKSIDEHIKKDQSEIQTAQASGNDPKVRHLTDELHSLEEYKEHHPEDKHDPNALELFCDANPDEPECLVYDD
- a CDS encoding DUF2301 domain-containing membrane protein: MKELNSYFKSSDPIKGVYGDFIVTSEDKKEVLLYRFSIISCALFFSIGLAQWFINGSSQVWICFAGLVISLGLSLKWIHIYLRRLHQALVLFWVIGCIGLGVITYHFGLTNVVHGLQENPKWVFLVGPIFVSLTGVGFKEFFCFRRIEAIGITIFIPIAFIGHLTELTNEKFTFALLALSALLLLILGIRKFDLPAEADVGDKSVFDFLESQRILNTPDVETS
- a CDS encoding glutathione S-transferase family protein; translation: MAIPPIFVKAARQIWNFEWKILMNGLAPSDSEGNYKRPINLQKQIQIPTKEDLKNRSSNQMPGLIVGKSCPWAHRAWMIYEIKGLKKSINLHIAQVDNAGGRWILDPPIKRCKSLQELYRKCGNYQSKRATVPMLFDPGNEPESKPRLINNESAELVKILNNWPIYDQDIDLNPSKSKKQIINWQILIQENINNGVYKCGFARNQKAYEKASKDLFSALNIIEKHLQSNGPWLCGKNITIADIRLFPTLIRWEAIYFPLFKCSNKPIRSFPNIVKWRKKIFNIYNIEKTCDADAWRKDYFGALFPINPSSIIPKGENIKKIVNN
- a CDS encoding aspartoacylase; amino-acid sequence: MMQLQVLLVAGTHGNEINGIWLFEEWEKSSFLINTHGIKTFKEIGNPEAKKAGKRYIHNDLNRSFQGESFLTSNASNFEGSRANELVNLYGEAGENPCQIALDFHTTTAAMGSCLVVYGRRSADLALASLIQNQLGLPIYLHESDQKQTGFLVESWPCGLVVEIGPIGQGLLNSRIIFQTKLILETLMEQIHQVKSLNLFFPDKLIIHRHIKSIDFPRDEKGNIDGYVHSLRQSKDWRALKKNDELFFKLNGEIIRFEEQEPYIPVFINEAAYVEKNIAMSFTKRELWEFKKEWKQALIDLVHQK